A single region of the Rattus rattus isolate New Zealand chromosome 8, Rrattus_CSIRO_v1, whole genome shotgun sequence genome encodes:
- the Tdgf1 gene encoding teratocarcinoma-derived growth factor 1 — translation MDFLTSVVLLVAISNAFEFGLVAGTGRRELAVPSPRDLDVRDNDIRDQEEPAVRPRSLQLVPSVGIQSNKLLNKTCCLNGGTCILGSFCACPPSFYGRNCEHDVRKEHCGSVLHGAWLPKKCSLCRCWHGQLHCFPQTFLPGCDGYVMDQDLQASRTPRQTPSVPTTGMLAGVCLFLEMKV, via the exons ATGGACTTCTTAACCAG TGTGGTTTTACTTGTGGCCATTTCCAATGCATTTGAATTTGGACTCGTTGCTG GGACAGGCCGCCGTGAGCTGGCTGTTCCGTCTCCAAGAGACCTCGACGTCAGAGATAACGACATTCGGGACCAGGAAGAACCTGCAGTGCGCCCTCGCTCTCTCCAGCTTGTGCCTTCCGTGGGGATACAGAGCA ATAAGTTGCTTAATAAAACTTGCTGTCTGAATGGGGGGACCTGCATCCTGGGGTCCTTCTGTGCCTGTCCCCCTTCCTTCTACGGACGCAACTGTGAACACGATGTACGCAAAGA GCACTGTGGGTCCGTCCTCCATGGCGCCTGGCTGCCCAAGAAGTGCTCCCTGTGCAGGTGCTGGCACGGCCAGCTCCACTGTTTTCCTCAGACCTTTCTACCTGGCTGTG ATGGTTACGTGATGGACCAAGACCTCCAGGCATCCAGGACTCCACGCCAAACACCGTCCGTGCCAACCACTGGTATGCTGGCTGGCGTCTGCCTTTTCCTAGAAATGAAAGTATAG